A stretch of the Malus domestica chromosome 08, GDT2T_hap1 genome encodes the following:
- the LOC103446572 gene encoding uncharacterized protein, producing MAKLSCFSAIVRGKKKVKGDESTRSGELRKAIETLHVRLQQQPVKSLERDGKSKPETLGVLIPYGVEKKYSSPSSGNTRSPKSPIGCVEAVEAAAYEGEYEHEESPIARGNSFNDHSDLQLDEANSGEVTPSRKLDLSEPDSSTRSVDRVQSGHLSDPGVGKAEFWASPKLTRSCSNLETHKQVVKEMSSKMPALKSPSFEELQEMADSVRKDVDPGSPGSVLSHYSADRVMLKKHSSSQVLPSRSRKLWWKLFLWSHRNLHRTRDAKPKTLSPISVNKQGGYSSDTLEPNRAMQFGKTESPLSYGGQSLDKGKNIVDDNKSWGGFHIGALDLWPQNQWVAFSTEPSSSSRVQEWVKDLRIQTSIENNEDDHEGIVSPQTPPTPKTPKSPMTPETARSKSATYFSRGLEEDTLHANTVIQSLNSSSTVAHISGMGMKAIPNISCFCSLRSVNLSNNFIANITPGLLPKSLHTLDLSKNRLSTTEGLRDLTRLRVLDLSYNRISRIGRGLSSCSVLKELYLTGNKISDVEGLHRLLKLTVLDLSFNKITTTKALGQLVANYNSLQAMNLLGNPIQNNIGDEQLRKTVCSLLPKLVYLNKQSIKPQRARGVVTDSVAKAALGNKGWNPRRKSSKKLSQRSASFKNTHALPSKKSSSFPTHGHNTGASVVQQNLSKTKSMVRVSSELPSSSH from the exons ATGGCAAAATTGAGTTGCTTTTCTGCAATTGTTAGGGGGAAGAAGAAGGTTAAG GGAGATGAATCTACAAGAAGTGGTGAACTGCGCAAGGCAATTGAAACCCTGCACGTCAGGCTTCAACAGCAGCCTGTGAAATCGTTGGAGAGGGATGGGAAATCGAAGCCGGAAACTTTAGGAGTCCTAATACCTTATGGTGTTGAGAAGAAGTACTCTTCACCTTCTAGTGGCAATACAAGGAGCCCGAAAAGTCCTATCGGGTGTGTTGAAGCAGTAGAAGCAGCGGCTTATGAAGGGGAATACGAGCACGAAGAGAGCCCCATAGCCAGGGGAAACTCTTTTAATGATCACTCTGATCTGCAACTAGATGAAGCCAATTCAGGTGAAGTGACTCCATCAAGAAAGTTGGACTTATCCGAACCTGATTCGAGCACTCGAAGTGTTGATAGGGTTCAAAGTGGGCATCTTAGCGATCCCGGGGTTGGTAAGGCGGAGTTTTGGGCATCACCAAAGCTTACCAGATCATGCTCTAATTTGGAGACTCATAAGCAAGTGGTTAAAGAGATGTCCTCCAAGATGCCTGCTTTGAAGTCTCCGTCTTTCGAAGAACTGCAGGAAATGGCTGATAGTGTGAGGAAGGATGTCGATCCAGGCAGCCCTGGTTCTGTGTTAAGCCACTACAGTGCTGATAGAGTGATGCTGAAGAAGCATTCTTCAAGCCAAGTTCTGCCTTCGCGAAGTCGAAAATTGTGGTGGAAGCTGTTCCTTTGGAGCCACAGGAATCTGCACAGAACACGGGATGCCAAACCAAAGACACTTAGTCCCATTTCTGTGAACAAGCAAGGAGGGTACTCTTCAGATACACTCGAACCAAATCGAGCTATGCAGTTTGGCAAGACAGAATCACCACTATCATATGGTGGACAATCCTTGGACAAGGGGAAGAACATTGTAGATGACAACAAGAGCTGGGGTGGTTTTCACATTGGTGCATTGGACTTATGGCCTCAGAACCAGTGGGTTGCCTTCTCGACAGAACCCTCATCATCTTCAAGGGTGCAAGAGTGGGTGAAAGATCTCAGAATACAAACCTCCATTGAAAATAATGAAGATGACCACGAGGGAATTGTCTCCCCACAAACACCACCCACTCCTAAGACTCCAAAGTCTCCCATGACTCCTGAGACCGCTAGATCGAAAAGCGCCACTTACTTTAGCCGAGGTCTTGAAGAGGATACCTTACATGCTAATACTGTGATCCAGTCTCTAAATTCTTCCTCAACAGTGGCTCACATATCTGGTATGGGCATGAAAGCTATCCCCAACATTTCATGCTTCTGCAGCCTTCGGTCTGTCAACTTGTCGAACAACTTCATAG CCAACATTACTCCAGGGTTGCTGCCGAAGAGTCTTCACACACTCGACTTGTCCAAAAACAGGCTCAGCACCACTGAAGGACTAAGAGACTTAACCCGATTGCGAGTACTTGATCTCAGTTACAACCGAATTTCTAGAATTGGACGTG GGTTATCAAGCTGTAGTGTATTGAAGGAGTTATATCTTACCGGGAACAAGATCAGTGATGTTGAGGGCCTGCATAGGCTACTGAAGCTAACAGTTCTGGACTTGAGCTTCAACAAGATCACAACAACAAAGGCGCTGGGCCAGCTGGTGGCTAACTACAACTCACTGCAGGCTATGAATCTATTGGGGAATCCAATCCAGAACAACATCGGCGATGAGCAACTACGCAAGACAGTTTGCAGTCTCCTCCCAAAGCTAGTGTACCTGAACAAGCAGTCCATCAAGCCACAGAGGGCAAGGGGGGTAGTCACAGACAGTGTTGCCAAAGCAGCACTTGGGAACAAAGGATGGAACCCTAGAAGAAAATCCAGCAAGAAGCTTAGCCAGAGAAGCGCATCGTTTAAAAATACTCATGCCTTGCCATCGAAGAAAAGCTCATCATTTCCTACCCACGGGCACAACACCGGGGCAAGTGTTGTACAGCAAAACCTAAGCAAGACGAAGAGCATGGTCAGAGTGTCATCTGAACTCCCCTCTTCATCGCATTAG